Proteins from a genomic interval of Rhizobium leguminosarum:
- a CDS encoding TOMM precursor leader peptide-binding protein, whose translation MRKVRGGRELAILLDELKKHLDDGPQTEEKLKTDLQASYPPAYVEEALHHFLNLGVVVYTDENAVSDTLSKRDERVSSPTRQYLFNVFDETEQAFEKLKACDVALVGQGRLAEKVLSGLIDLSLRSISWAVNKEATSSGENRPDFAGFEYSPYSDDEDLKRRLGTADFVIAVADDPIERLRLFPKVNAISLSGGQQPWLCGYMDGHQAFIGPLFVPGETGCYRCLELREEQHLPYPEEFASFKQSLAHNKIVCAPDAPSSTLQVASGFITAEAQKAIARVGHPATFQTLVVIDLNYLETERHRLLRVPFCDTCGTHLNQPFCKTWDM comes from the coding sequence TTGCGAAAAGTCAGAGGTGGTCGCGAATTAGCTATCTTATTAGATGAACTTAAAAAGCATCTTGATGATGGGCCACAGACGGAAGAAAAGCTGAAAACTGATTTGCAGGCGTCTTATCCACCGGCCTATGTTGAAGAAGCTCTTCATCACTTTTTGAATCTTGGCGTCGTTGTTTATACCGACGAAAACGCCGTTTCAGACACGCTGTCAAAGCGGGATGAGCGAGTATCCTCACCCACAAGACAATACTTGTTCAACGTTTTTGACGAAACAGAACAGGCCTTTGAAAAGCTCAAAGCCTGCGATGTGGCGTTGGTTGGTCAAGGCAGACTTGCAGAAAAGGTTCTGTCCGGTCTGATTGACTTATCCCTCCGATCGATAAGTTGGGCCGTCAACAAGGAAGCCACTTCTTCCGGAGAGAACCGTCCTGATTTCGCGGGATTCGAATACTCTCCGTATAGCGATGACGAGGATTTGAAGCGGAGGCTGGGAACCGCGGATTTTGTCATCGCTGTCGCTGACGATCCAATTGAGCGGCTACGTCTCTTTCCCAAAGTAAACGCGATCAGTTTGTCAGGTGGTCAACAGCCGTGGCTGTGCGGCTACATGGACGGGCATCAGGCTTTCATCGGCCCCTTATTTGTGCCGGGTGAAACTGGATGCTATCGCTGTTTGGAATTGCGAGAAGAACAACATCTACCTTATCCTGAAGAGTTCGCCTCGTTCAAACAATCTTTGGCACACAACAAGATTGTTTGCGCACCGGATGCCCCATCGTCGACTTTGCAGGTCGCCAGTGGGTTCATCACAGCAGAAGCGCAAAAAGCCATCGCCCGGGTCGGGCATCCCGCTACATTCCAAACCTTGGTCGTCATTGATCTCAACTATCTCGAAACTGAACGTCACAGGCTATTGCGCGTGCCCTTTTGCGATACTTGCGGCACCCACCTTAACCAACCTTTCTGCAAAACCTGGGATATGTGA
- a CDS encoding LysR family transcriptional regulator: MTERRLTAAARSINLSQPAMSAAIGRLRAYFNDELFVMQQRKLVSTPRAEALAPAVRDALLHIQSSILAWDPLVPAESDRRFRIILSDFMALVFFEKVIKRVAREAPGVSFELLSLDDDPDELLRSGDVDFLILPDLFMSAAHPKAKLFDEKLVCVGCPTNQQLRGKLSLEQFMSIGHVAAKFGRTLKPSVEQWLLLEHGFKRRIDIVVPGFNLIPSLLLGTNRIATLPLRLVRHFEPTIRLQIVDHPLPSLWFTEAVQWPLLHNSDPGSIWMGSVAKLFTGFATSMVGVDPG, encoded by the coding sequence ATGACAGAGCGAAGGCTCACGGCAGCAGCGCGCAGCATTAACCTCAGTCAACCGGCCATGAGCGCAGCCATTGGCAGGCTTCGCGCCTATTTCAACGACGAGCTATTTGTGATGCAGCAACGCAAGCTCGTCTCCACGCCGCGAGCCGAAGCGCTTGCCCCTGCAGTTCGCGATGCTCTTCTGCATATTCAGTCTTCTATCCTTGCTTGGGACCCACTAGTTCCGGCAGAGTCGGACCGGCGTTTCAGGATCATCCTTTCCGATTTCATGGCACTCGTATTCTTCGAAAAGGTCATAAAGCGGGTGGCGCGCGAAGCACCCGGCGTCAGCTTCGAGTTGCTCTCCCTCGATGATGATCCGGACGAACTTCTCCGCAGTGGCGATGTGGATTTCTTGATCCTTCCAGATTTGTTCATGTCAGCCGCCCATCCCAAGGCTAAGCTGTTTGACGAGAAACTGGTATGTGTCGGCTGCCCTACCAACCAGCAGCTGCGAGGAAAGCTTTCCCTTGAGCAATTCATGTCCATCGGACATGTTGCGGCCAAGTTCGGTCGGACGCTGAAGCCATCCGTTGAACAATGGCTGTTGCTTGAGCACGGTTTTAAGCGGCGTATCGATATCGTGGTGCCCGGCTTCAACTTAATCCCATCATTGCTATTGGGGACAAACCGAATAGCAACGCTGCCCTTGCGGCTCGTCAGACATTTCGAACCCACCATCCGCCTCCAGATCGTCGATCATCCGCTGCCTTCCCTCTGGTTCACGGAGGCTGTGCAGTGGCCCTTGCTTCACAATTCCGACCCCGGAAGCATCTGGATGGGTTCTGTCGCAAAACTTTTCACCGGGTTTGCAACCAGTATGGTAGGCGTAGATCCGGGTTGA
- a CDS encoding YcaO-like family protein, translated as MLHAVTASVRDISQQKEIVAAGGGLTKNRAFFAAIGEALERLSLRQHQYLGLTAGRYTGKDGELDPNLLLQGIDQLTFPLVRWHEEMEILWHHGSELASGKLCLIPAFSLFPNAAAHTPDGKLLYANTSTGTATSRERNAAILSGIYEVIERDAFVVHWENRWAGIKKPLDSKSIALLRQIESRGFDVSIVALSTDTGVPVALAAIADKTGYQAAISFGAAARATWEEASFRALEEALLTSFWISTRLYVDGTSYKEAQDRMTLLPEPSDHAYLYGFPQATEKCRFLFEAPKEDDVRFANPPDKSVSNAELEWALERLGSVRAICIYADITHPSAAALGLYVIRVVIPGFLPLTRGNVRSILNPRLVTIADALGRAHGKDFGFNPDPHPFP; from the coding sequence ATGCTTCATGCGGTTACTGCTAGCGTAAGGGACATATCTCAGCAAAAGGAGATTGTTGCTGCCGGGGGCGGCTTAACCAAAAACCGAGCCTTTTTTGCTGCGATTGGAGAGGCGCTTGAGCGTCTCTCGTTGCGACAGCATCAGTATCTCGGACTTACAGCCGGACGATATACAGGAAAGGATGGTGAACTCGATCCCAATTTGCTTTTACAAGGGATTGATCAATTAACCTTCCCTCTTGTTCGTTGGCATGAGGAAATGGAAATACTATGGCACCACGGGTCCGAGCTCGCATCCGGCAAACTCTGCCTCATACCAGCGTTTAGCTTATTCCCAAATGCCGCGGCTCATACCCCCGACGGGAAATTGCTCTACGCCAACACCTCTACAGGAACTGCAACCTCCCGCGAGAGAAATGCAGCGATCCTGTCAGGCATTTACGAAGTCATTGAGCGAGACGCATTTGTAGTTCATTGGGAAAACCGGTGGGCAGGTATCAAGAAGCCCCTGGACAGCAAAAGTATAGCACTGCTGCGGCAAATTGAAAGCCGGGGCTTTGATGTTTCCATTGTCGCCCTGAGCACTGACACTGGCGTTCCGGTAGCCCTAGCTGCCATTGCCGACAAAACCGGCTATCAGGCAGCAATTTCTTTTGGAGCTGCTGCACGTGCTACGTGGGAGGAGGCGAGTTTTCGCGCCCTTGAAGAGGCTTTGTTGACTAGTTTCTGGATCAGCACACGTCTTTATGTGGACGGAACGAGCTATAAAGAAGCTCAAGATAGAATGACATTACTACCAGAGCCGTCCGATCACGCTTATCTTTATGGCTTCCCTCAAGCAACGGAAAAATGTCGCTTCCTTTTTGAAGCACCAAAAGAAGATGATGTCCGTTTTGCCAATCCTCCGGACAAATCGGTCAGCAACGCTGAGCTTGAATGGGCGCTGGAACGGCTTGGATCAGTCAGGGCAATCTGTATCTACGCGGATATTACCCATCCTTCAGCTGCGGCATTGGGCCTCTATGTAATCCGCGTCGTTATTCCGGGCTTTCTACCGCTAACGCGGGGGAATGTCCGCTCGATCTTGAATCCACGCCTGGTTACAATCGCAGATGCCCTTGGTCGTGCCCACGGAAAGGATTTCGGATTTAATCCTGATCCACACCCCTTCCCGTGA
- a CDS encoding DUF1579 family protein gives MAFSVQQHYGPDAFIGLEPLHKDLCGAWKFEGKIWPYYPEDTANDPTTQLDTTGTAEISLTADGRYFHLNWSGESSNDRWAGGCIIGYAAGLADANGKRTMNESFYNSYGSFGSSKASYKNGDNRLEMAGEVECYDRNSKEKYRHILNIKGKNRFEMEVHLTAHGGKESKVRHLIFSRV, from the coding sequence ATGGCTTTCAGCGTGCAGCAACATTATGGTCCTGATGCTTTTATAGGACTTGAACCGCTTCACAAAGACCTTTGTGGTGCGTGGAAATTTGAAGGCAAGATCTGGCCCTATTACCCAGAAGATACTGCCAATGACCCCACTACCCAGCTGGATACCACTGGTACGGCCGAAATAAGCCTAACGGCCGATGGGCGATATTTTCACTTGAACTGGTCCGGTGAAAGCTCCAACGACAGATGGGCCGGAGGCTGCATCATTGGTTATGCCGCTGGCTTGGCGGACGCAAACGGCAAAAGAACAATGAATGAAAGCTTTTACAACAGCTACGGCAGCTTTGGCTCGTCCAAAGCATCCTATAAGAACGGTGACAATCGCCTTGAAATGGCTGGCGAGGTAGAATGCTATGACCGCAATAGCAAGGAAAAATATCGCCATATTCTAAACATCAAGGGCAAAAACCGCTTCGAAATGGAAGTACATCTGACGGCGCACGGCGGGAAAGAGTCCAAAGTCCGTCATCTGATCTTTTCCCGCGTATAG
- the trxA gene encoding thioredoxin: MPVVKVDKNNFQSEVLESGDPVLVDFWAGWCGPCKRIAPVLEEIAVELEGKVKVAKLNTDENPELAAQFGVLSIPTLVIFKRGEVVDILAGERPKTVLSNWILSAV; this comes from the coding sequence ATGCCTGTTGTCAAAGTCGATAAAAATAACTTCCAGTCGGAAGTTTTGGAATCCGGAGACCCCGTCCTCGTCGATTTCTGGGCCGGATGGTGCGGCCCCTGCAAGAGAATTGCTCCCGTCCTCGAAGAAATCGCCGTCGAGTTAGAAGGCAAGGTCAAAGTCGCCAAACTGAATACCGACGAGAACCCGGAACTCGCCGCGCAGTTCGGTGTGCTCTCCATTCCGACCCTTGTAATCTTTAAGCGCGGCGAAGTTGTCGATATCTTGGCCGGCGAAAGGCCGAAGACCGTTCTTTCGAACTGGATTCTGAGCGCTGTCTGA
- a CDS encoding 2OG-Fe dioxygenase family protein yields MKNILVEFSHHADARADIEARGYTKRPLQLDRDLAYMLARMASGSWDLPADEWYRTGKRYRSFDQYSALVTGTGVEVRHLGEVRPYFQDVSHNPELGGVERRYAPLAADLSTDVGIYKLISQQVARLPLSNAGQAYQVNLHVMRYCALPGQRCETSPPGYHKDGERFISVVLLTYCGADGGRVHIADNEKSELDSFLMREMGENYIIDDESVYHKLSPVEIFENNTFAFRDVLILDFIPLQKTGERRNRPDIKPTENAAVPRGLKLTSD; encoded by the coding sequence GTGAAAAACATTCTCGTTGAATTTTCGCATCACGCCGATGCTCGCGCAGATATCGAAGCTCGCGGTTACACAAAAAGGCCGCTGCAACTGGACCGAGATCTCGCATATATGCTCGCGCGCATGGCATCTGGCTCGTGGGATCTGCCGGCAGATGAATGGTACAGGACTGGCAAACGTTATCGCAGTTTTGACCAATACAGCGCCCTCGTGACCGGCACGGGCGTTGAGGTCCGTCATCTTGGAGAAGTTCGACCCTATTTTCAGGATGTGTCGCACAATCCGGAACTGGGCGGTGTTGAGCGCCGATATGCACCGCTTGCAGCCGATCTCTCCACCGATGTCGGCATTTACAAGCTGATATCGCAGCAGGTAGCCAGATTGCCGCTCTCGAATGCCGGGCAGGCTTATCAGGTCAATCTCCACGTCATGCGCTACTGCGCCTTGCCCGGGCAACGGTGTGAGACCAGCCCGCCCGGTTATCACAAGGACGGTGAGCGCTTCATTTCAGTGGTTCTCTTGACGTATTGCGGCGCTGACGGCGGACGTGTTCACATCGCCGACAATGAAAAATCCGAACTAGATAGTTTCCTGATGCGGGAAATGGGGGAGAACTACATTATAGACGATGAATCCGTCTATCATAAATTGTCCCCTGTAGAGATTTTCGAAAATAATACATTCGCCTTCCGGGATGTTTTGATTCTGGATTTCATTCCGCTTCAAAAGACAGGCGAGAGGAGAAATCGTCCCGACATCAAGCCCACTGAAAATGCTGCCGTCCCAAGGGGACTTAAGCTGACTTCTGATTAA
- a CDS encoding recombinase family protein, translating into MKSELVKPTHLARRAVVYVRQSTPHQVISNQESLRLQYALRERARELGWHEADIDVIDADLGISGASTTGRNGFKELVGRVGLSEIGLILSIDVTRLARNCSDWYPLLDICGLRGCLIADRDGVYDPGSANGRLLLGLKGTISELELHTIRSRLTAGLLAKAERGELALMLPVGLVRDASGVVVKDPDLGVQERLELVFRTFLKFRTVAKVMRVLNDRDLPLPRRDRFGELRWARATVSAVARILKNPAYAGAFVYGRTRFRAAGRDGGSEAKTPKDIKDWRIIVKDRYPHYIDWSTYEKIRDIVRDNRAEYMRAKTRGAPRDGELLLHGIAWCGRCGYKMYVRYKGGGEYACNHLHSHSGLPDCQRVRAAQIDAAVADAFLAALAPGELDALARARQAQQQVNKALRAGAERELERKRYAAALAERQFNRVDPDNRLVASELERRWEAALSELRAAEDAVAQRASTEPAKRTGFSKDLNNKVVALFDSLPQIWANDATTDAHRKALLRCLVEKVVLDRGERDVALARIVWRGGAVTDLHVKMKVNSVAKLTRGEELRARLLELALTGVPDDQIAEILTREGHHSPNCEDKVLPITVQRLRLAAGIKAKAQRNRWTHEPTLLSAVQLAARLDIPVNWIYVQIRRKRLLIDQQSTGAYLFQNSPAVVNAVRDLRNRTINHLDLRIIQPHQEGHQHA; encoded by the coding sequence ATGAAGTCCGAACTGGTCAAGCCCACCCATCTGGCACGCAGAGCGGTTGTTTACGTCCGTCAGTCGACACCGCATCAAGTCATAAGCAATCAAGAGAGCCTACGGCTACAGTACGCGCTCCGCGAGCGCGCTCGTGAACTTGGCTGGCATGAAGCCGATATTGACGTTATCGATGCCGATCTCGGCATCAGTGGGGCCTCTACGACCGGCAGGAACGGCTTTAAGGAACTCGTCGGACGGGTTGGTCTGAGTGAGATCGGTTTGATCCTGTCGATCGACGTGACCCGACTTGCTCGCAACTGTTCGGATTGGTATCCGCTGCTTGATATCTGCGGCCTGCGCGGCTGCCTCATTGCCGATCGCGATGGCGTCTATGATCCCGGCAGCGCCAATGGTCGTTTGCTTCTCGGTCTGAAGGGAACCATCTCAGAGCTTGAGCTGCATACAATCCGGAGCCGTTTGACCGCAGGTCTGCTTGCCAAGGCTGAGCGCGGCGAGCTTGCCCTCATGCTGCCGGTTGGTTTGGTGCGCGATGCGAGCGGGGTGGTCGTAAAAGATCCTGATCTAGGTGTTCAGGAACGGCTGGAGCTTGTGTTCCGGACATTCCTGAAGTTCCGGACCGTCGCCAAGGTCATGCGCGTCCTAAATGATCGGGACCTTCCCCTGCCGCGCCGCGACCGGTTTGGCGAACTACGCTGGGCGCGAGCAACGGTCTCGGCGGTGGCCCGGATCTTGAAGAATCCCGCCTACGCCGGTGCCTTCGTTTATGGACGGACCCGCTTTCGCGCCGCCGGGCGTGACGGCGGTTCAGAGGCGAAAACACCCAAGGATATTAAAGACTGGCGGATCATCGTGAAGGATCGCTACCCCCACTACATCGACTGGTCAACCTATGAGAAGATCCGCGATATTGTGCGAGACAACAGAGCCGAATACATGCGTGCCAAAACCAGGGGAGCTCCCCGTGATGGCGAATTGCTGTTGCACGGCATCGCCTGGTGCGGGCGATGTGGCTACAAGATGTACGTCCGCTATAAAGGTGGCGGAGAGTATGCTTGCAACCACCTGCATTCCCACTCTGGCCTGCCGGACTGCCAGCGTGTCCGTGCGGCTCAGATCGATGCAGCTGTGGCGGACGCTTTCCTGGCCGCGTTGGCGCCTGGGGAGCTTGACGCGCTAGCGCGGGCTCGGCAGGCACAACAGCAGGTCAACAAGGCCTTGCGCGCTGGCGCTGAACGGGAGCTTGAGCGCAAGCGCTACGCCGCGGCGCTGGCAGAACGCCAGTTCAATCGCGTTGACCCTGATAATCGTCTGGTCGCCTCCGAACTCGAGCGTCGATGGGAAGCAGCGTTGAGCGAACTTCGCGCTGCTGAAGATGCCGTTGCCCAACGAGCATCGACTGAACCCGCCAAGCGCACTGGGTTTAGCAAAGACCTCAACAACAAGGTCGTTGCGTTATTCGATAGCCTTCCCCAAATCTGGGCCAACGATGCGACGACCGACGCTCATCGCAAGGCACTATTGCGGTGCCTTGTCGAAAAAGTCGTCCTTGACCGCGGTGAGCGCGACGTTGCTTTGGCGAGGATCGTGTGGCGTGGCGGCGCCGTGACTGATCTCCACGTCAAAATGAAAGTCAATTCCGTCGCCAAGCTCACGCGCGGTGAAGAACTGCGCGCGCGTCTGCTGGAGCTCGCTCTGACGGGCGTGCCCGACGATCAAATCGCTGAAATACTGACGCGCGAAGGACACCATTCACCCAATTGCGAGGACAAGGTTTTGCCGATCACAGTGCAACGCCTCCGCCTTGCAGCGGGCATCAAGGCAAAGGCGCAGCGCAACAGATGGACACACGAACCTACTTTGCTCAGCGCCGTACAACTGGCCGCCAGGCTCGATATTCCTGTCAATTGGATTTACGTCCAAATCAGGCGGAAGCGCCTGCTCATCGACCAGCAGTCAACCGGAGCATATTTGTTCCAAAATTCCCCAGCGGTCGTCAACGCGGTTCGCGACCTTCGTAACCGCACCATTAATCACCTCGATCTGAGAATCATTCAGCCTCACCAGGAGGGGCATCAACATGCGTAG
- a CDS encoding IS66 family transposase — protein sequence MKKRLPSPEHADTLSLNALRGLVTGLLGRSQQAEARLEKLEAETIQLREENAALRLENTRLKLENQLLRDEIARLKNLPPRSPFRSSGMEKATDTKPDEKPGAKKKPRGPKLDVKRVSRRQVLRADVPSGSRFKGYKSVYVRDLILKAELVHYRRECWVTPDGKTVLAPLPVGITGGYGANLKRLCLMLHAQGQVTMARLTTLLNDIGLDISKRQIVRLLTKDLDGFVAEDAAVLHAGLVSSAYVTVDDTGARHAHANFHTTHIGGEHFTIFRTTKSKSRLNFLSLLRGSYLDYVLNDAAIDYLEERHGGPALAAGLRTVELQHFCNQVPFMEHLGGKGIDIFDRQDIGTLAEAGLWGSIRHHGLVGDMVIVSDDAGQFRVGNHALCWVHGERLLQKLMPATAKEERWVAVVRDLVWRFYKALKAYQLNPSPQSAPAFRKRFDRIFSLRTGYGALDKLLERLHRRKNELLKVLDYPQTPLHTNASENDLRTFVTKRKISGGTMSRDGRVARDTMLGLLKTCQKLKLSFYHYLGDRLGLGGEAIPQLAGLIAAKA from the coding sequence ATGAAGAAACGGCTCCCCTCCCCCGAGCATGCCGACACGCTTTCGCTGAATGCGTTGCGCGGATTGGTGACGGGTCTTCTGGGGCGGTCGCAGCAGGCGGAAGCCAGGCTTGAGAAGCTTGAGGCCGAGACCATCCAACTGCGCGAAGAAAACGCCGCCCTTCGCCTGGAAAATACCCGGCTGAAACTCGAGAACCAGCTGCTGCGCGATGAGATCGCCCGGCTGAAGAATCTGCCACCGCGGTCGCCGTTTCGATCGTCCGGCATGGAAAAGGCAACCGACACGAAGCCTGACGAGAAGCCGGGCGCCAAGAAGAAGCCACGGGGTCCAAAACTGGATGTGAAGCGGGTGAGCCGGCGGCAAGTCTTGCGCGCCGATGTTCCCAGCGGCTCGCGCTTCAAGGGATACAAAAGCGTCTACGTCCGCGACCTTATCCTCAAGGCCGAGCTCGTGCATTATCGCCGCGAATGCTGGGTGACGCCGGATGGAAAGACGGTGCTCGCGCCGTTGCCAGTGGGGATCACAGGCGGTTACGGGGCAAACCTCAAGCGGCTGTGCCTGATGCTCCACGCGCAAGGACAGGTGACGATGGCGCGGCTGACGACATTGCTGAACGATATCGGTCTGGACATCTCCAAGCGTCAGATCGTGCGGCTTCTGACCAAGGATCTGGATGGCTTTGTCGCTGAAGATGCGGCGGTGCTGCATGCTGGCCTGGTGTCGTCAGCCTACGTGACGGTCGATGATACTGGCGCCCGCCATGCCCATGCCAACTTCCACACGACCCATATCGGCGGCGAGCATTTTACCATTTTCCGCACCACGAAATCAAAATCACGGCTGAACTTCCTGTCGCTGCTGCGTGGCAGTTATCTGGACTACGTGTTGAACGATGCGGCTATCGACTATCTGGAGGAACGCCATGGCGGTCCAGCATTGGCCGCCGGACTGCGGACAGTTGAACTGCAACACTTCTGCAACCAGGTACCGTTCATGGAGCATCTGGGCGGCAAGGGTATCGACATCTTCGACCGGCAGGACATTGGTACGCTTGCAGAGGCCGGCCTTTGGGGCTCGATCCGTCATCATGGTCTGGTGGGTGACATGGTGATCGTGTCCGACGACGCCGGCCAGTTCCGCGTCGGCAACCACGCGCTATGCTGGGTCCACGGCGAGCGTCTTCTGCAAAAGCTGATGCCGGCGACTGCGAAGGAGGAGCGCTGGGTCGCTGTCGTGCGCGATCTCGTCTGGCGTTTCTACAAGGCGTTGAAAGCCTATCAGCTGAACCCTTCCCCTCAGTCCGCTCCCGCGTTCCGAAAACGGTTCGATAGGATCTTTAGCCTGCGCACCGGCTATGGGGCACTCGACAAGTTGCTTGAGCGGCTGCATCGCCGTAAAAACGAGCTGCTAAAGGTGCTCGATTACCCGCAAACACCGTTGCACACCAATGCGTCAGAGAATGACCTGCGGACGTTCGTCACCAAACGAAAGATCTCCGGCGGCACCATGAGCCGCGATGGTCGTGTTGCCCGCGACACCATGCTTGGTCTCTTGAAGACCTGCCAGAAACTCAAGCTTTCCTTTTATCACTATCTTGGGGACCGGCTTGGCCTCGGCGGCGAAGCCATCCCGCAATTGGCAGGCCTTATCGCGGCGAAAGCCTGA
- the tnpC gene encoding IS66 family transposase, translated as MSSATTNLPDDPAFLKAMIAALQAENAKMSATLQAHDQLIQTLRLRIAKLKKQVFGKSSEKIEREIEQLELALEDLLIAAAEGSTAPIDEPDEAASVVPLADTSEKIMRRRPRVSDKAVRERRELDPGSCCPECGGELRLVGEDVSEILDMIAAQMKVIEVARLKKSCRCCEKMVQVAAPSRPIPGSMAGAGLLAYILVSKFDDHLPLYRLNEIFARMGADIPDSTMVDWCGRAMQVLQPLIERIETAIMASDLLHADDTPIRVLDRSLRDKGLGKGVKKGRIWTYVRDQRPWVGTSPPGAVYYFAPDWKEEHVHRHLKQSSGILQADGYKGYGKLYSPGEKGESRFKEAACWAHWRRDFHDIWTSNKSEIAREALDRIGALYDIERGINGQPPEIRLAARQKQSKPKVDAFRHWAEAQLTRIPGKSDLATAFRYGLSRWSSLCLFLEDGRVAIDNNAAERALRPIGVGRRNWLFAGADTGAETLARAMTIIETAKMNGLDPQAYLADVLDRIHDHKINRLDELLPWNWSAITTVDAKAA; from the coding sequence ATGTCTAGCGCGACGACAAATCTTCCGGACGATCCAGCCTTTCTCAAGGCAATGATTGCCGCTTTACAGGCGGAAAATGCGAAGATGTCGGCCACATTGCAGGCGCATGACCAGTTAATCCAAACGCTGCGGCTGCGCATTGCCAAGCTGAAGAAACAGGTCTTCGGCAAGTCCTCCGAAAAGATTGAGCGTGAAATCGAGCAGTTGGAACTGGCGCTTGAGGATCTGTTGATCGCCGCCGCTGAAGGCAGTACGGCGCCAATCGATGAACCTGATGAGGCGGCGTCTGTTGTTCCCTTGGCGGATACGTCTGAAAAGATCATGCGCCGGCGCCCACGCGTCTCGGACAAGGCGGTTCGCGAGCGCCGAGAGCTCGATCCTGGCTCCTGCTGCCCGGAATGCGGAGGTGAATTGCGTCTTGTCGGTGAGGACGTCAGCGAAATCCTCGACATGATCGCCGCGCAGATGAAAGTCATCGAGGTTGCTCGACTGAAGAAGTCCTGCCGCTGCTGCGAGAAAATGGTACAGGTGGCAGCACCCAGCCGCCCGATACCGGGCAGCATGGCGGGCGCCGGCCTTCTTGCTTATATTCTGGTCTCGAAGTTTGACGACCATTTGCCACTGTACCGGCTGAACGAGATCTTCGCCCGCATGGGCGCCGACATTCCCGACAGCACGATGGTTGATTGGTGTGGTCGCGCCATGCAGGTGCTTCAGCCTCTCATCGAGCGGATCGAAACGGCGATTATGGCAAGTGACCTCCTTCATGCCGACGACACCCCGATCCGAGTGCTGGATCGCTCGCTGCGAGACAAGGGGTTGGGCAAGGGTGTGAAGAAGGGCAGGATCTGGACGTATGTCCGCGATCAGCGTCCATGGGTGGGGACTTCCCCGCCCGGTGCAGTCTACTATTTTGCTCCTGACTGGAAAGAAGAGCACGTGCACCGCCACCTCAAGCAATCAAGCGGCATCCTTCAGGCTGACGGCTACAAAGGGTATGGCAAACTATACTCGCCTGGAGAAAAGGGAGAATCTCGCTTCAAGGAAGCCGCCTGCTGGGCTCATTGGCGACGAGACTTCCACGACATCTGGACATCAAACAAGTCGGAGATTGCGCGAGAGGCTCTCGATCGCATCGGAGCGCTTTACGACATCGAGCGTGGCATCAACGGGCAGCCTCCTGAGATCCGTCTTGCTGCGCGTCAAAAGCAGAGCAAGCCTAAGGTCGATGCATTCCGCCACTGGGCTGAAGCTCAACTCACGCGCATTCCGGGCAAAAGCGATCTGGCGACAGCTTTCCGCTACGGATTGAGCCGATGGTCTTCGCTCTGTCTGTTCCTCGAAGACGGCCGCGTCGCGATCGACAACAATGCCGCCGAGCGGGCACTACGTCCGATAGGCGTGGGAAGACGGAACTGGCTCTTCGCGGGAGCCGATACGGGAGCGGAGACCTTGGCACGCGCCATGACGATCATCGAGACGGCAAAGATGAATGGTCTTGATCCGCAGGCCTATCTGGCTGACGTGCTCGATCGCATCCACGATCACAAGATCAATCGGTTAGACGAATTGCTTCCGTGGAACTGGTCGGCGATCACCACAGTCGACGCAAAGGCAGCCTGA
- a CDS encoding toxin-antitoxin system TumE family protein — MEAVLIEKSRTAVSDTAFFETVLWHVPIPVPGSNHHFKYRLALIVNGECVMRYDNERGKGDHRHLGDIEEPIEFTTLEALFDAFQADMERILA; from the coding sequence ATGGAAGCCGTGCTGATCGAAAAATCCAGAACCGCCGTCAGCGATACGGCATTTTTCGAAACGGTTCTGTGGCATGTGCCGATACCCGTGCCCGGCAGCAACCACCATTTCAAATATCGTCTGGCGCTGATCGTCAACGGCGAGTGCGTCATGCGTTATGACAATGAGCGCGGCAAGGGCGATCATCGCCATCTCGGTGATATCGAGGAACCGATAGAATTCACAACGCTGGAAGCATTGTTCGATGCGTTTCAGGCGGACATGGAAAGGATACTCGCATGA